The Chryseobacterium glaciei DNA window CGCAAGAAATAACAGATTACTTTCTGATATTTATTTCGGCAAAACAAAACCTTTTTATGAAATAAAATTTGTTAATGCAGCCCATTGGTTCATTCCGAGAAATATCCTTGAAAAAGTAGGAGGTTTTAATCCTTATTTTTTCTACGGAGCTGAGGATTATGAATACATCAACAGAGTTACCTATTTTAAACTAAAAATAGTTGTTTGTCCTAAAAGTAAAGTAGTACACGATGCCGTACAGTCTTTTCATAAGGAAAAACCAAAAGATCAGTCAGAATTATTGAAACAGACAAGACTTTCGATGAGAATGCAGCGAGAGACAAGGTATCTGAATCCTAATTATGACTATAATATCAAAAGGGAGAAGACTGCCTTACTTTCATACATCGCAAAAATGGGAGCCAAAGGAAACGTAAATGAATCTAAATTTTATATAGAGCAGTACAAATACTTTTCAAAAAAGTTTAAAGAAATCGAAATTGCAAGGCAAACAGCCATGACTGCAAAACACCCATTTCTAAATCTTTAATACAATTACGATGGAAAAGCTACCCATAAGCATCTGCATCCTATCATGGAAAAGCGGAAGTACCCTAAAAAATACTTTAAGATCATACAAAAAATACGGTCTTTTAGAAATGGTGGACGATATCGTAATTCTTTTTCAGGAAGTAAGTGAAGAAGATAAAAAAACGGCGGAAAAATATAAAGTCAAATATATTGGTTTAAAAGAAAATATCGGCATTGGAAAAGGCATGAAAATGCTGACAGAAAATGCTTCCTCCGAGAACATTCTGTTCCTTGAACATGACTGGGAACTTATCGAAGAAAAAAGTTTTGTTCTTTCACATCTTAAAGGTGGGTTGGAATTGCTCAATAACGGATTTGATGTTGTGCGTTTTAGAAGCAGAAAAAACCCAGGCTATCCTTTAATATCAATTAGAAATAAAGGCAAAGAGCTTGATTATTATGATGATTGGCACGAATGTACGGCTCCCCACCTTCTGGAATCTCTTCATTGGCTGGATCCTGCCGTAGAATTTCCGGACAAAATACAAAAACAGGGTGAATATTTCGTAACCACTTCCCGATGGGCCAATTGGACGAACAATCCTTATCTTGTTAAAAAAAGCTACTTACTAGGAAAAATCCTTCCATTTTCCGGAGAATCGGTTTCTCTTGAAAGAAATATTGCCTCTTGGTGGGTAAAACAGGATTTTAAAATAGCACAGGGCGAAGGTCTTTTTAAACACAGTGATTTTACTAAATATCCGAAGAAAAGTCTTCTGCGTAAAATATTGAGTAAATTGAAAAATAAATTAAAATAAGCAACGTAATGAAAATCCTTTTTCATGAGAACGAACTCAATTACAGAGGGACTTCCATCGCATTATATGATTACGCAGACTTCAATGAAAGATATCTGGGAAATGAGTCTGTTATTGTTTATAATAAGACCCTACCCACTAATCATCCGTTAGGAATTGAAAAATTCGAGAAACGTTTTCAGGTAATTGATTATTCTGATTTTAATGAAGTTGACACCATCATCAAAAACAATAATATTGATCTGTTTTATGCTATCAAAAATGGAGATATTGATGGGGTAGAAACAAAAGAATGCAAAACGGTTGTTCACAGTGTTTTTAAACATTTTGAGCCTCATGGAGATGTTTATGCCTATGTTTCCGAATGGTTGAGTGAAGAAATGACAGGGTCAAAGTATCCCTTTGTTCCGCACATGGTCAATTTCGGGGCTGAAACTTCTGATGATCTCAGAGCAGAACTTAATATACCTAAGAATGCAAAAGTTTTTGGTTATTATGGTGGTGGACAAAGTTTTAATATCGTTTTCGCTCAACAAACAGCAGAAAAGATCGCTTCAAAATACAAAGACGTTTATTTTATTTTTATGGGAGTGGACTCTTTTGTGAAGAAAAAATGGTGGAAATCGGCTCTTCCTAATATCATATTTCTACCTCCAAGTTCTGATATTATGATGAAATTAAAATTCATTAATACCTGCAACGCATTACTCCATGCGCGTGAGCGCGGTGAAACTTTTGGAATTACTGTTGCAGAATTTGCGATTAAAGGAAAACCTGTTATTACTTTTGGAGATTCTCCTGAAAAAGCTCATAATACCCATTTGAAAGATCAAGCTTATTATTATCATAATGCAAAAGAGTTGCAGGATATTATTTTAGATTCAGATCTGAAATTATCCGCGAAAGAACTGTATGAAAAGTTTTTACCTCATCCCGTGATGGATACTTTTAAGAAGGTATTTATAGATTAATTATTACTTTTTTATAAAATGCAAATAAAAAAAATTTTAACCTTAGATCTGAGCCATAAACGAATATTTGGTTTAGATTTATTAAGAATGTTGGCTATATTATTCGTAGTATTTAGTCACAGTGCATCATTACTTCCAAAAAACGTATATAGTTTTTTTGATCTTTTCTACTTTGATGGAGTTTGTATATTTTTTGTTCTCAGTGGTTTTTTAATTGGAAGTATTATCATAAATTCTGTCGAAAAAAATGGATTTAATAGATCTGAGCTTTTTACATTTTGGATAAGAAGGTGGTTTCGAACATTACCTAACTACTATTTTTTTGTAGTAATTCTTGCAGTGTTAAGTAAGCTTTTCATTAAAGGGTTTCCTTTGAAAGGTATTTTCCCCTTTTTATTTTTCAGTCAGAATCTTTTTAGTGCAAACGATATTTTTTTTGGAGAATCTTGGAGCTTAAGTGTTGAAGAATGGTTTTATCTTACAATTCCATTAATACTTTTCTTTTGTATAAATGTTTTAAAGATTAAGTTCAAAAAATCACTTCTTATTGTTTCAGTTTTCTTATTACTATTTTCAACATTCCTTAGATATTATCTGTATAATAATGGCCATCTTCCTCAGATGATAGACTATAGACGTGTGGTAATTATGCGAATAGATAACTTAATGTATGGAATGATTGGGGCATATATTAGCTATTATCATCAAGAGTTTTGGACAAAAAACAAATATAGACTCCTTATCATAGGTCTTTCTCTAATTTTGGTATGGAAAGTTCTTTCTTACCAATACCCAAGTATAGAAAGTTTTTATTATGTTAATATTTTCTATCCACTGTTTTGTATAGCTATATTATGTCTTTTACCAATCCTAAGCCAATATAATCTTAAAAAATATAATATAATAACTAAAGCAACGACATATGTAAGTCTTATTTCATATTCTTTATATTTAATCCATTATTCATTAATAAAAAAATTATTGATTGATAATATATTTTCTGACTTTTTTGCTGGAGAAACTGTTGAAGCACTTATATTAAAAAATACATTTTATTGGTGTGCATCTATTATTGGTGCTTTACTTATATACAAATACTTTGAGATTCCGACAATGAAACTCAGAGATAAAATTAAATTTAAATAATTATTTCATTAGAAATATAAATAGTAAATTAAACTTCCCTTAACGAATTACATATGTGTGGAATAGCCGGAATCATTACCAATAATGCAAGAAATTATCAGGATGAAATTCAAAAAATGACAGATGCCATGGCGCATCGTGGTCCTGATTCTTCACATTACGAATTTTACGAAAACGCAGCGTTAGGTCATAGAAGACTCTCCATTATAGATCTTTCTGAGAATGGAAAACAACCTATGTTTTCTAACACCAAAAATGAATGTATTGTTCTGAATGGTGAGATCTACGGTTACCAATCAATAAAAGATCAATACCCGGAATATCCTTTTCATGGAAGTTCTGATACAGAAGTAATTCTTGCCATGTATCAGAGAAAGCAGGAAAACCTCATCCACGATCTGCCCGGAATGTTTGCCTTTGCTATTTGGGATAACGAAAAGCAGGAACTTTTCTGCGCAAGAGACCGTTTCGGAGAAAAACCGTTTTTCTACGCCATTGGAAAAAACAACGAATTTATTTTCGCATCCGAGATTAAAGCGATTCTAGCTTCAGGATTAATTCAGCCTCAGGTTAATAATGATGCACTCTCTCACTATCTTCAATATGGATATGTGAATACTTATCAGAGTATTTATAAAAATATTTACACTCTACCTCCAGCTCATCAATTAATCTGGAAAGACGGAAAAGTTACTATTTCCCGTTACTACAGTCTACCGGCAAAGGATAGATCAATAAGTTTATCTGATGCAAAGGAAGAATTTATTTATCTTTTAAAAAATGCAGTTAAAAAACAGCTTATCGCCGATGTAGAAGTAGGAAGCTTTTTAAGTGGCGGACTAGATTCATCTTCAATCGTTGCTTTGGTAAGCGAGTTTTTACCTAGACAAACAACCTTAAGTTTTGGATATGATCATGAAGCAAGCGAACTAAAATACGCTAAAGAAATCGCTCAAAAATACAATACCAATCATATTGAAATTCACGAGAAAAAGAAAGATCTCGCAACCTCTTTATTACATGTAACTCCATTTTTAGACGAACCTTTTGCCGACAGATCTTTCCTTCCTCATTATGAAATCTGTAAAAGCGCCAGAGAAAACCTTACCGTAGTTCTTTCAGGTGATGTTGGCGATGAATTATTTGGTGGATATAATTTCTACAGAACTGAAAATCAATTAAGAAATCATTTTAGTTACAATAATATTGCAGCTAAATTTGGTTTAAAATTATATCAGAATTTAAAACAAACCTCTTTTATTTCACAGAAAAATATTGAACATCCGAATATTCTGGATTTCCATCAAAACTCGGTGAGAAATTCATTCAATAAAGAAGAAAGAAATTTACTCGGAATATCTGAAAGTTTTCACCAGCCTTACAGTTTTACACCCAATCCTGATTCATTAAATGACATCATGAGAGTAGATTTAGAAAAATATGTCCCGGGAAATATGATGGTGAAATCCGACAGAATGGCAATGGCCAATTCACTGGAAGTAAGAACTCCATTTTTAGACATCGATTTTGCTGAGTTTTGTATTCAGCTTCCAGAACAATTAAAATTAAATAACGAAAACGATAAGATCATTCTTCGTGAAGCAATGGGTTCTTATTGGACAGAAACCATCAGAAACCGTAACAAACAAGGCTTCGGAATGAGTGTGGAGAGTTGGTTTGAAGAAGATAATCTGATCAACCTTTCAAACGATCTGCTTAAAGATTCTAACCAAAAAGTGTTCAATTATATTGATTTTAAGGCAACTCAAAAGTTTCTGGATAAAGGTCAAAAACATTGGAATTTACTACAATTAGCTCTTTGGGCACATAATAATCAATCTGTTTTATAATGGAAATTTCTGTTATCATACCTGTTTACAACGCTTCAGAGTTTCTTGAAAAAGCTGTAGATTCCGCTTTGCAACATGACGAAGTAAAGGAAATTGTATTAATTGAAGATAAGTCGACAGATAATTCTTTGGAAATCTGTGAAAGATTGGCTTCTGATAATTCAAAAATCAAATTATATCGACATCCAGACAAAGAAAATCACGGAGCCGGAGCAACAAGAAACCTTGGATTGGAAAAAGCTGAATCTGAATTTATTGCATTTCTTGATTCTGATGATTATTATCTTCCCAATAGGTTTGATGCCGAAAAAGAAATATTCAAAGATCCTAAAATTGAGGGTGTTTTTGGAGCTATTGGAGTCGAATATTTATCTGAGAAAGGTAAAGAAGAGTTTCAGAGTAAATTTAAAAATATTTCTTTAACTACCGTTAATTTTCCTTCGGAAGGTAAAGAAGTTTTTAAAGGGCTTCTTGGTCTAACTGATAAAGTTTTTGGCACATTTTTTCATTTAAATGCTCTTACAATAAGAAAATCTACGATTATAAAAAACAGTCTTCGTTTCAACGAAAATCTTCGTGTACATCAGGATTCCGATTTTATTATTAAACTGGCTTATCATTCTTACCTTAAATCCGGAATTATAGACAAAGCCGTTGCTGTAAGGGGAATTCATGATAATAATAGGATCACAAAAATTGTGAAATATTCGTCACAATACAATCAGAGACAACTCCTTTTATGGAAATCCTTGTACGATTGGGCAACTTCTGAGAAACTATCCTCAGAATATAGAAAAAGGATTTACTTAAGCTACAAATCATTTGATTTATCTTTAAAATCAGGATTAAAAAAATACGTTCAGATCTTTTTTGAAGGATTAAAAAATCCTCAAATATTAAAAACACAATACCGTTTTACTTACCTTAACCGATAAAATGAAAATTTCCGTAATTACTCCCGTTTATAATGCCGAAAAATATATCACACAGGCTGTAGAATCAGCTCTTCAGTTTGAAGAGGTTTGTGAGGTCATTTTAATTGAAGATAAATCTCCAGACAACGCTCTACAGGTTTGCATAGAGCTAGCTGAAAAACATGATCGAGTGAAGCTTTATCAACACCCTGACAAAGGAAATCACGGAGCCGGAGCAACAAGAAACCTTGGATTGGAAAAAGCAACAGGCGATATTATAGCATTTTTGGATGCGGATGATTATTTCCTACCCAACAGGTTTGATGCTGAGAAAGAGCTTTTCAAGAACCCTAATGTAGAAGGAGTTTATGGTGCAATTGGAGTTCATTATTATTCTGAAAAGGCAAAAGAACAATATTATAATCTTTTTGAAGATCGATTAACTACAGTCTATAAAAAGCATCATCCAAAAGATGTATTTCCGGGGCAGATGCATATGAGAGGCGCTTTCGGGCTTTTTAGTCTGGATGCTCTTACCATCCGAAGAGAATCGTTAAATAAGATGAGTCCTTTCTTTAAAACGCATTTAAGACTTCATCAGGACACCGAATTTTTATTCAGGTTATCTTACTATCTTGATTTGTATCCCGGTATTTTAGATAAAGCTGTCGCTGTAAGAGGCGTACATGAAGACAATAGGATTACTAAAGTAGATTCAGGAAAGATAAATCCTGCAACGACAAGGGTTTTACTCTGGAGAGAAGTGAACAAATGGTCTGAAAATGAAGATACTATTCCTGAGGAGATCAAAACTCATATTAAGAGAATGCACCGTAGCTTTGAGATCGCTATTGCCCCAACTTTCAAAAAATGGGGAATGATCGCCAAATATCTGGTAACTGATTATCCGAGCATCCGTTCAGGATTATTTAATATCAATTTTAGAAAAGATTTATTTTAATTTTTTTTAACCGGTGTATTAAGAAGAATAGAATCCGCGATTTGAGCTGTAAATACTTTTCCGGATTCTTTATACATATGATTTCCGTCTGTGTAGATATAGTTATCAGGTTTGGATGACAAATCAAAAAATTTCACTCCATTTTGTTGAGCTATATTTTTTACTTTCTTATTGAATTCAGGATCATATTTATCTTCCAACT harbors:
- the asnB gene encoding asparagine synthase (glutamine-hydrolyzing); protein product: MCGIAGIITNNARNYQDEIQKMTDAMAHRGPDSSHYEFYENAALGHRRLSIIDLSENGKQPMFSNTKNECIVLNGEIYGYQSIKDQYPEYPFHGSSDTEVILAMYQRKQENLIHDLPGMFAFAIWDNEKQELFCARDRFGEKPFFYAIGKNNEFIFASEIKAILASGLIQPQVNNDALSHYLQYGYVNTYQSIYKNIYTLPPAHQLIWKDGKVTISRYYSLPAKDRSISLSDAKEEFIYLLKNAVKKQLIADVEVGSFLSGGLDSSSIVALVSEFLPRQTTLSFGYDHEASELKYAKEIAQKYNTNHIEIHEKKKDLATSLLHVTPFLDEPFADRSFLPHYEICKSARENLTVVLSGDVGDELFGGYNFYRTENQLRNHFSYNNIAAKFGLKLYQNLKQTSFISQKNIEHPNILDFHQNSVRNSFNKEERNLLGISESFHQPYSFTPNPDSLNDIMRVDLEKYVPGNMMVKSDRMAMANSLEVRTPFLDIDFAEFCIQLPEQLKLNNENDKIILREAMGSYWTETIRNRNKQGFGMSVESWFEEDNLINLSNDLLKDSNQKVFNYIDFKATQKFLDKGQKHWNLLQLALWAHNNQSVL
- a CDS encoding acyltransferase family protein is translated as MQIKKILTLDLSHKRIFGLDLLRMLAILFVVFSHSASLLPKNVYSFFDLFYFDGVCIFFVLSGFLIGSIIINSVEKNGFNRSELFTFWIRRWFRTLPNYYFFVVILAVLSKLFIKGFPLKGIFPFLFFSQNLFSANDIFFGESWSLSVEEWFYLTIPLILFFCINVLKIKFKKSLLIVSVFLLLFSTFLRYYLYNNGHLPQMIDYRRVVIMRIDNLMYGMIGAYISYYHQEFWTKNKYRLLIIGLSLILVWKVLSYQYPSIESFYYVNIFYPLFCIAILCLLPILSQYNLKKYNIITKATTYVSLISYSLYLIHYSLIKKLLIDNIFSDFFAGETVEALILKNTFYWCASIIGALLIYKYFEIPTMKLRDKIKFK
- a CDS encoding glycosyltransferase family 2 protein, producing MPKIYIIIVTYNAMKWAERCFTSLKQSTVPINCIVIDNGSKDGTQEYIKNNFPEVDFIQSPENSGFGKANNLGIEKAYKAGADFVYLMNQDAWIFQDSIQELLNVYNNYPDNHQIGILSPMHLDGSEKQLDLHFENYIAQDARNNRLLSDIYFGKTKPFYEIKFVNAAHWFIPRNILEKVGGFNPYFFYGAEDYEYINRVTYFKLKIVVCPKSKVVHDAVQSFHKEKPKDQSELLKQTRLSMRMQRETRYLNPNYDYNIKREKTALLSYIAKMGAKGNVNESKFYIEQYKYFSKKFKEIEIARQTAMTAKHPFLNL
- a CDS encoding glycosyltransferase family 2 protein — encoded protein: MKISVITPVYNAEKYITQAVESALQFEEVCEVILIEDKSPDNALQVCIELAEKHDRVKLYQHPDKGNHGAGATRNLGLEKATGDIIAFLDADDYFLPNRFDAEKELFKNPNVEGVYGAIGVHYYSEKAKEQYYNLFEDRLTTVYKKHHPKDVFPGQMHMRGAFGLFSLDALTIRRESLNKMSPFFKTHLRLHQDTEFLFRLSYYLDLYPGILDKAVAVRGVHEDNRITKVDSGKINPATTRVLLWREVNKWSENEDTIPEEIKTHIKRMHRSFEIAIAPTFKKWGMIAKYLVTDYPSIRSGLFNINFRKDLF
- a CDS encoding glycosyltransferase family 2 protein, whose amino-acid sequence is MEISVIIPVYNASEFLEKAVDSALQHDEVKEIVLIEDKSTDNSLEICERLASDNSKIKLYRHPDKENHGAGATRNLGLEKAESEFIAFLDSDDYYLPNRFDAEKEIFKDPKIEGVFGAIGVEYLSEKGKEEFQSKFKNISLTTVNFPSEGKEVFKGLLGLTDKVFGTFFHLNALTIRKSTIIKNSLRFNENLRVHQDSDFIIKLAYHSYLKSGIIDKAVAVRGIHDNNRITKIVKYSSQYNQRQLLLWKSLYDWATSEKLSSEYRKRIYLSYKSFDLSLKSGLKKYVQIFFEGLKNPQILKTQYRFTYLNR